From one Pempheris klunzingeri isolate RE-2024b chromosome 5, fPemKlu1.hap1, whole genome shotgun sequence genomic stretch:
- the LOC139201231 gene encoding proton myo-inositol cotransporter-like isoform X2 — protein MSSLMSSRRQKAADDGEQSLIRPPSAGHLQDQDASTPGFIYVLAFFSALGGFLFGYDTGVVSGAMLLLKKEMNLSTLWQELLVSSTVGAAALSALSGGSLNGWLGRRICILLASFIFTAGGIILSVAPDKVVLLVGRIIVGFGIGIASMTVPVYIAEVSPPHQRGQLVTVNSLFITGGQFIASVVDGAFSFLSHDGWRYMLGLSIVPAVLQFVGFLFLPESPRWLLQKGRSQEARQVLSRIRGGQSVDEEYDTIRASIEEEDKEAGAGGLVILRILSHGPTRRALIVGCGLQMFQQLSGINTVMYYSATILQMAGVRDDKQAIWLAAATSASNFVFTLVGVWLVERVGRRKLTLGSLLGTALSLTLLAVGFLLSAQNSPPVTLRPVDSQNSSCTLYKSCEFCMLDPGCGFCYRENSTGVYNSSCVPVNQASPDHAAWGSCSNQTEAPGSSLWAYNYCPTSYSWIVLVGLILYLAFFAPGMGPMPWTVNSEIYPLWARSTGNACSAGVNWIFNVLVSLTFLHAAEFLTYYGAFFMYTGLVVLGLLFVQGCLPETQGLQLEDIENLFTGQLCSCGASSHSGNRHVHYIRQASELSAAHSGAVGSDNAIAYITLR, from the exons ATGAGCAGCCTTatgagcagcaggaggcagaaAGCAGCGGATGATGGGGAGCAGAGTCTCATTAGGCCTCCATCGGCTGGACATCTCCAGGACCAAGATGCCTCCACACCTGGGTTTATCTACGTTTTGGCCTTTTTCTCCGCCCTGGGGGGATTCCTCTTTGGGTATGACACCGGGGTGGTCTCCGGGGCCATGCTGCTCCTGAAGAAGGAGATGAACCTGAGCACTCTGtggcaggagctgctggtctccagTACGGTTGGGGCCGCGGCGCTCTCCGCCCTGAGCGGAGGCTCCCTCAACGGGTGGCTGGGGCGAAGGATCTGCATCCTTTTGGCCAGTTTCATCTTCACCGCTGGGGGCATCATCTTGTCTGTAGCCCCGGACAAGGTGGTCCTCCTCGTGGGCAGAATCATAGTTGGATTCGGCATAG GCATCGCCTCTATGACAGTCCCTGTATACATCGCCGAagtgtcccccccccaccagaGGGGTCAGCTGGTCACCGTCAACTCCCTCTTCATCACCGGTGGCCAGTTCATTGCCAGTGTGGTCGATGGAGCTTTCAGCTTCCTGAGCCACGATGGCTGGAG GTACATGCTGGGCCTGTCCATCGTCCCAGCTGTGTTGCAGTTCGTCGGCTTCCTCTTCCTGCCGGAGAGCCCCCGTTGGCTGCTCCAAAAGGGCCGGAGCCAAGAGGCCCGTCAAGTTCTCAGCCGGATCAGAGGAGGCCAGAGCGTTGACGAGGAGTACGACACCATCAGAGCCAGCATCGAGGAAGAGGACAAAGAGGCGGGTGCAG GAGGCCTTGTTATTCTGCGGATCCTCAGCCACGGGCCGACTCGCAGGGCTCTCATCGTCGGCTGCGGCCTCCAGATGTTTCAGCAGCTGTCTGGGATAAACACCGTCAT GTACTACAGTGCAACCATTCTGCAGATGGCCGGGGTGCGGGACGATAAACAGGCTATCTGGTTGGCTGCCGCAACTTCTGCATCCAACTTTGTGTTCACCCTGGTGGGAGTGTGGCTCGTGGAGAGGGTGGGCCGCAGGAAGCTGACCCTGGGCAGTCTGCTAG GTACCGCTCTGAGCCTGACTTTGCTAGCAGTTGGATTCTTGCTATCTGCCCAGAATTCTCCGCCCGTCACCCTCCGCCCAGTCGACTCTCAAAACTCATCCTGCACACTTTATAA GTCGTGTGAATTCTGCATGTTGGATCCTGGTTGTGGATTTTGTTATCGTGAAAACAGCACCGGAGTGTACAACTCCTCCTGTGTCCCTGTGAATCAGGCGTCCCCAGATCACGCTGCCTGGGGAAG CTGTTCCAACCAGACGGAGGCACCTGGCAGTTCGCTCTGGGCCTACAACTACTGCCCGACATCCTACTCCTGGATCGTCCTCGTGGGCCTCATCCTCTACCTTGCGTTCTTTGCTCCAG GTATGGGCCCCATGCCGTGGACAGTGAACTCAGAGATCTACCCGCTGTGGGCCCGCAGCACCGGCAACGCCTGCTCAGCCGGGGTCAACTGGATCTTCAACGTCCTGGTGTCTCTGACCTTCCTTCACGCCGCTGAGTTTCTGACGTATTACG GGGCGTTCTTCATGTACACAGGCCTGGTGGTGTTGGGTCTCCTCTTCGTCCAGGGCTGCCTCCCAGAGACCCAGGGCCTTCAGCTGGAAGACATCGAGAACCTGTTCACCGGTCAGCTCTGCTCCTGTGGAGCCTCGTCACACAGCGGCAACCGTCACGTCCACTACATCCGG CAAGCTTCGGAGTTGAGCGCAGCACACAGTGGAGCGGTGGGGTCAGACAATGCCATAGCCTATATAACT ctcagATAA
- the LOC139201231 gene encoding proton myo-inositol cotransporter-like isoform X1, translated as MSSLMSSRRQKAADDGEQSLIRPPSAGHLQDQDASTPGFIYVLAFFSALGGFLFGYDTGVVSGAMLLLKKEMNLSTLWQELLVSSTVGAAALSALSGGSLNGWLGRRICILLASFIFTAGGIILSVAPDKVVLLVGRIIVGFGIGIASMTVPVYIAEVSPPHQRGQLVTVNSLFITGGQFIASVVDGAFSFLSHDGWRYMLGLSIVPAVLQFVGFLFLPESPRWLLQKGRSQEARQVLSRIRGGQSVDEEYDTIRASIEEEDKEAGAGGLVILRILSHGPTRRALIVGCGLQMFQQLSGINTVMYYSATILQMAGVRDDKQAIWLAAATSASNFVFTLVGVWLVERVGRRKLTLGSLLGTALSLTLLAVGFLLSAQNSPPVTLRPVDSQNSSCTLYKSCEFCMLDPGCGFCYRENSTGVYNSSCVPVNQASPDHAAWGSCSNQTEAPGSSLWAYNYCPTSYSWIVLVGLILYLAFFAPGMGPMPWTVNSEIYPLWARSTGNACSAGVNWIFNVLVSLTFLHAAEFLTYYGAFFMYTGLVVLGLLFVQGCLPETQGLQLEDIENLFTGQLCSCGASSHSGNRHVHYIRQASELSAAHSGAVGSDNAIAYITVSTALRC; from the exons ATGAGCAGCCTTatgagcagcaggaggcagaaAGCAGCGGATGATGGGGAGCAGAGTCTCATTAGGCCTCCATCGGCTGGACATCTCCAGGACCAAGATGCCTCCACACCTGGGTTTATCTACGTTTTGGCCTTTTTCTCCGCCCTGGGGGGATTCCTCTTTGGGTATGACACCGGGGTGGTCTCCGGGGCCATGCTGCTCCTGAAGAAGGAGATGAACCTGAGCACTCTGtggcaggagctgctggtctccagTACGGTTGGGGCCGCGGCGCTCTCCGCCCTGAGCGGAGGCTCCCTCAACGGGTGGCTGGGGCGAAGGATCTGCATCCTTTTGGCCAGTTTCATCTTCACCGCTGGGGGCATCATCTTGTCTGTAGCCCCGGACAAGGTGGTCCTCCTCGTGGGCAGAATCATAGTTGGATTCGGCATAG GCATCGCCTCTATGACAGTCCCTGTATACATCGCCGAagtgtcccccccccaccagaGGGGTCAGCTGGTCACCGTCAACTCCCTCTTCATCACCGGTGGCCAGTTCATTGCCAGTGTGGTCGATGGAGCTTTCAGCTTCCTGAGCCACGATGGCTGGAG GTACATGCTGGGCCTGTCCATCGTCCCAGCTGTGTTGCAGTTCGTCGGCTTCCTCTTCCTGCCGGAGAGCCCCCGTTGGCTGCTCCAAAAGGGCCGGAGCCAAGAGGCCCGTCAAGTTCTCAGCCGGATCAGAGGAGGCCAGAGCGTTGACGAGGAGTACGACACCATCAGAGCCAGCATCGAGGAAGAGGACAAAGAGGCGGGTGCAG GAGGCCTTGTTATTCTGCGGATCCTCAGCCACGGGCCGACTCGCAGGGCTCTCATCGTCGGCTGCGGCCTCCAGATGTTTCAGCAGCTGTCTGGGATAAACACCGTCAT GTACTACAGTGCAACCATTCTGCAGATGGCCGGGGTGCGGGACGATAAACAGGCTATCTGGTTGGCTGCCGCAACTTCTGCATCCAACTTTGTGTTCACCCTGGTGGGAGTGTGGCTCGTGGAGAGGGTGGGCCGCAGGAAGCTGACCCTGGGCAGTCTGCTAG GTACCGCTCTGAGCCTGACTTTGCTAGCAGTTGGATTCTTGCTATCTGCCCAGAATTCTCCGCCCGTCACCCTCCGCCCAGTCGACTCTCAAAACTCATCCTGCACACTTTATAA GTCGTGTGAATTCTGCATGTTGGATCCTGGTTGTGGATTTTGTTATCGTGAAAACAGCACCGGAGTGTACAACTCCTCCTGTGTCCCTGTGAATCAGGCGTCCCCAGATCACGCTGCCTGGGGAAG CTGTTCCAACCAGACGGAGGCACCTGGCAGTTCGCTCTGGGCCTACAACTACTGCCCGACATCCTACTCCTGGATCGTCCTCGTGGGCCTCATCCTCTACCTTGCGTTCTTTGCTCCAG GTATGGGCCCCATGCCGTGGACAGTGAACTCAGAGATCTACCCGCTGTGGGCCCGCAGCACCGGCAACGCCTGCTCAGCCGGGGTCAACTGGATCTTCAACGTCCTGGTGTCTCTGACCTTCCTTCACGCCGCTGAGTTTCTGACGTATTACG GGGCGTTCTTCATGTACACAGGCCTGGTGGTGTTGGGTCTCCTCTTCGTCCAGGGCTGCCTCCCAGAGACCCAGGGCCTTCAGCTGGAAGACATCGAGAACCTGTTCACCGGTCAGCTCTGCTCCTGTGGAGCCTCGTCACACAGCGGCAACCGTCACGTCCACTACATCCGG CAAGCTTCGGAGTTGAGCGCAGCACACAGTGGAGCGGTGGGGTCAGACAATGCCATAGCCTATATAACTGTAAGTACCGCGTTAAGGTGCTAA